A single genomic interval of Halomonas sp. GT harbors:
- the speE gene encoding polyamine aminopropyltransferase: protein MSDLRDDQWFTEVFDSHGSAFSLKVTEKLLDVQSPYQHLEVYTTETYGNLMVLDGCVMLTDRDNFLYHEMIAHPALFTHQDPKRVVIIGGGDCGTLKEVLRHPSVEKVTQIDIDEEVTKAAERFFPALVEANGDPRAELLFADGVKWVDDAADESIDVLIIDSTDPVGPAEGLFKTDFLKRCHRILKNGGVMVQQSESPLYHSGSIIRELRNDMREAGFDSVATLPFPQPVYPSGWWSVTLAGKATSVESFREQAAAEHEMPLQYYTGDAHRGALSLPPFMRKAFA, encoded by the coding sequence ATGAGCGATTTACGCGACGACCAGTGGTTTACCGAAGTGTTTGATAGCCACGGCAGCGCTTTCTCGCTGAAAGTCACTGAAAAGTTGCTGGATGTGCAAAGCCCTTACCAGCACTTGGAAGTCTATACCACGGAGACCTACGGCAACCTGATGGTGCTAGATGGCTGCGTGATGCTGACCGATCGCGACAACTTCCTCTATCATGAAATGATAGCCCACCCCGCACTGTTCACCCATCAAGATCCCAAACGGGTGGTGATTATTGGTGGCGGCGATTGCGGCACATTAAAAGAAGTATTACGCCACCCCAGCGTTGAAAAAGTGACACAAATCGATATCGATGAAGAAGTGACTAAGGCCGCCGAGCGTTTCTTCCCAGCGCTGGTAGAAGCTAACGGCGACCCACGTGCTGAGCTGCTGTTCGCTGATGGTGTGAAGTGGGTAGACGACGCTGCCGATGAGAGCATCGACGTGCTGATTATCGACTCTACCGACCCAGTCGGCCCCGCAGAAGGGTTGTTCAAAACTGATTTCCTGAAGCGTTGCCACCGTATTCTAAAAAATGGCGGCGTGATGGTGCAGCAAAGTGAATCACCGCTTTACCACAGCGGCTCTATCATTCGCGAACTGCGTAACGATATGCGTGAAGCAGGCTTTGATAGCGTGGCAACGCTGCCCTTCCCACAGCCGGTGTATCCGTCTGGCTGGTGGAGTGTCACGTTGGCCGGTAAAGCAACCAGCGTTGAAAGCTTCCGCGAACAGGCTGCCGCTGAGCACGAAATGCCGCTACAGTACTACACAGGTGATGCTCACCGTGGTGCACTATCGCTGCCGCCTTTCATGCGTAAAGCCTTCGCATAA